The Prunus persica cultivar Lovell chromosome G8, Prunus_persica_NCBIv2, whole genome shotgun sequence genome includes a region encoding these proteins:
- the LOC18766156 gene encoding cell division cycle-associated 7-like protein, which yields MVVQRNRGRGGNSEVNSGEGTVDGTAGVSGYEQFRDQRIKENKERLQKLGLLDFSLKLKPKAAPPKRSQSQRDPSVQTKIHNSGSPPRRSSRLKTVAPVSYVEIRKPKGKRETSGSVNICIKEGSQPEIYTEEHEKLLGDCMTSWTMGVDGYGEDRKRIYDGVKGETCHQCRQKTLGQHTHCCKCDLVQGQLCGDCIYTRYGENVIEANQNPDWVCPACRGICNCSLCRKAKGWEPTGNLYRKVSKLGYKSVAHYLIQTRRSQIKSETSGAEVAEEGSIPSAEPSSHDESLETAKSLDNSTIHQPVDLKHDDMGEGYFTAEEEMEEVHFMGIKHVDVDDVGKLDAVAAGDTVDGEAKEKPRRRTRVSRN from the exons ATGGTGGTTCAGAGAAATCGAGGCCGAGGAGGCAACTCGGAAGTGAACAGTGGTGAAGGAACCGTAGATGGAACTGCAGGGGTTTCAGGGTACGAGCAGTTCAGGGACCAAAGGATCAAAGAGAACAAGGAGAGATTGCAGAAGCTGGGTCTTTTGGACTTCTCGCTGAAGCTCAAGCCGAAAGCTGCCCCTCCAAAACGTTCCCAGAGTCAGAGAGACCCTTCTGTTCAGACCAAAATCCACAACTCTGGGTCCCCCCCAAGGCGCTCTTCTAG gtTGAAGACTGTGGCTCCAGTAAGTTATGTGGAAATTAGAAAGCCtaaagggaagagagagaccTCAGGGAGTGTTAATATTTGTATCAAGGAGGGTTCACAGCCAGAGATTTATACAGAGGAACATGAGAAGCTGTTGGGGGATTGCATGACAAGCTGGACCATGGGTGTGGATGGCTATGGGGAAGATAGAAAACGCATATATGATGGGGTTAAGGGAGAAACTTGCCACCAATGCAG GCAGAAAACTCTTGGCCAGCATACACATTGCTGCAAATGTGACTTGGTCCAAGGGCAGTTATGTGGAGATTGCATATACACAAG ATATGGAGAGAATGTGATTGAAGCCAACCAAAATCCTGATTGGGTTTGCCCTGCTTGTCGGGGCATCTGCAACTGCAGTCTTTGCCGTAAAGCAAAAGGGTGGGAACCCACTGGTAATCTGTATAGGAAG GTCTCAAAACTGGGTTACAAGTCGGTGGCACATTATCTTATTCAAACCCGCCGTTCCCAGATAAAATCAGAAACCTCAGGTGCAGAGGTTGCTGAAGAGGGATCAATTCCCTCGGCAGAGCCCTCTTCACATGATGAATCTCTGGAAACAGCCAAAAGCCTCGATAATAGCACAATACATCAACCCGTGGACTTAAAGCATGATGATATGGGAGAGGGTTACTTCACtgcagaagaagaaatggaagagGTGCACTTCATGGGCATCAAGCATGTTGATGTCGATGATGTGGGTAAGCTAGATGCTGTTGCTGCTGGTGATACTGTTGATGGTGAGGCAAAGGAAAAGCCAAGGAGGAGGACAAGGGTGAGCAGGAACTAA
- the LOC18767620 gene encoding cell division cycle-associated 7-like protein, with protein MVVQRNRDQGTLEMNSGEGTVENGTAGVSGYEQFRDQRIKENNERLQKLGILDLALKLKPKAATPKRSQSQRDSSVQTKIHKSPRRSSRLKTVAPVSYVEIRKPKEKEETSESINIYIKEGSKREVYTEEHEKQLGDCNTSWPLGVDLVKGETCHQCRHKTLGQHTHCCKCDSVQGQLCGDCLFTRYGENMLEANQNPDWVCPVCRDICNCNLCRKAKGWEPTGNLYWKVSKLGYKSLAHYLIQTHRSQIKSETSGAEVADEGSEPSSHDEFLESTTHQPEDLRHDEGFSTTEEKMGEVHLLGIKHVDVNDVGKLDDVAAGDANDGEAKEKPRRETSVSRN; from the exons ATGGTGGTTCAGAGAAATCGAGACCAAGGCACCTTGGAAATGAACAGCGGGGAAGGAACCGTAGAGAATGGAACTGCTGGGGTTTCTGGGTACGAGCAGTTCAGGGACCAAAGGATCAAAGAGAACAATGAGAGATTGCAGAAGCTGGGAATTTTGGACCTTGCTCTGAAGCTGAAGCCCAAAGCTGCCACTCCAAAACGTTCCCAGAGTCAGAGAGATTCGTCTGTTCAGACCAAAATCCACAAGTCCCCAAGGCGCTCTTCTAG gtTGAAGACTGTGGCTCCAGTAAGTTATGTGGAAATTAGAAAGcctaaagagaaggaagagacCTCAGAGAGtattaatatttatatcaAGGAGGGATCAAAGCGAGAGGTTTATACAGAGGAACATGAGAAGCAGTTGGGGGATTGTAATACAAGCTGGCCCCTGGGTGTGGATTTGGTTAAGGGAGAAACTTGCCACCAATGCAG GCATAAAACTCTTGGCCAGCATACACATTGCTGCAAATGTGACTCGGTCCAAGGGCAGTTATGTGGAGATTGCTTGTTCACGAG ATATGGAGAGAATATGCTTGAAGCCAACCAAAATCCTGATTGGGTTTGCCCTGTTTGTCGGGACATCTGCAACTGCAATCTTTGCCGTAAAGCAAAAGGGTGGGAACCCACTGGTAATCTGTATTGGAAG GTCTCAAAACTGGGTTACAAGTCTCTGGCGCATTATCTTATTCAAACCCACCGTTCCCAGATAAAATCAGAAACCTCAGGTGCAGAGGTTGCTGATGAGGGATCTGAGCCATCTTCACATGATGAATTTCTGGAAAGCACAACACATCAACCTGAGGACTTAAGGCACGATGAGGGGTTCTCCACAACGGAAGAAAAAATGGGAGAGGTGCACCTCCTGGGCATCAAGCATGTTGATGTCAATGATGTGGGTAAGCTAGATGATGTTGCTGCTGGTGATGCTAATGATGGTGAGGCAAAGGAAAAGCCAAGGAGAGAAACAAGCGTGAGCAGGAACTAA